In a genomic window of Pontibacter liquoris:
- a CDS encoding DUF72 domain-containing protein has translation MASTEKLYIGTSGWSYRWQGILYPEDMKSADFLPYYATRFNTTELNSSFYHFTMVKTIEKWLSLTPPSFRFAAKLNQEITHKRRLVDAEEPLDKFMGRFLAMGERLGPVLVQLPGSLHFDFGVVAPFVTMLREKYPETIFALEARHKSWFTEQAQELLQEHDISWVISSAGKRFPKLETTTTDTVYLRLHGDERMYSSSYSDEQLERYAFMIYDWLLDGKEVWVYFNNTITGAAVQDAQKLRELVEQM, from the coding sequence ATGGCATCAACAGAAAAACTATATATTGGCACCTCCGGCTGGAGTTACCGCTGGCAGGGCATCCTCTACCCCGAAGACATGAAATCGGCCGACTTCCTGCCGTATTACGCCACCCGGTTCAACACCACCGAGCTCAACAGCAGCTTTTATCATTTCACGATGGTGAAGACCATTGAGAAATGGCTTAGCCTTACGCCGCCGTCCTTTCGGTTTGCCGCCAAGCTAAACCAGGAGATCACGCACAAACGACGCCTGGTGGATGCCGAAGAGCCGCTCGATAAGTTTATGGGCCGGTTTCTGGCCATGGGCGAGCGGCTGGGGCCGGTGCTGGTGCAGCTTCCCGGTAGCCTGCATTTCGACTTTGGTGTGGTGGCGCCCTTTGTAACGATGTTGCGCGAAAAATACCCTGAGACGATCTTTGCCCTGGAAGCCCGTCACAAGTCGTGGTTTACCGAGCAGGCCCAGGAGCTGTTGCAGGAGCATGATATTTCGTGGGTGATCTCCAGCGCCGGCAAGCGGTTTCCAAAGCTCGAAACCACCACTACCGACACCGTTTACCTGCGCCTGCACGGCGATGAGCGCATGTATAGCTCGTCCTACTCCGACGAGCAATTGGAGCGCTACGCCTTCATGATCTACGACTGGCTGCTGGACGGAAAGGAAGTATGGGTATATTTTAACAACACCATTACCGGCGCCGCTGTGCAGGACGCGCAAAAGCTGCGGGAACTGGTGGAGCAAATGTGA
- a CDS encoding HAD family hydrolase, giving the protein MFNNTGTLIFDLDGTLWDATQTVADAWQEALKKYDFIDRSVTQKDVQSLAGMPYDAIFEKLFPNVPDKYKTELQETCAAQELQHLSSAGGRLYDGLEETLAYLQGKYKLAIVSNCQSGYIEAFLQHSKLHAYFTDHACYGTSKLAKADNIREVIRRNNFTNAVYIGDTKGDYEASVGANVPFIFAAYGFGEVTQQVPRIARFSELQQLF; this is encoded by the coding sequence ATGTTCAACAATACCGGTACCCTTATTTTTGACCTGGATGGCACCCTTTGGGATGCTACCCAAACCGTGGCCGATGCCTGGCAGGAAGCGCTGAAGAAGTATGATTTTATAGACCGCTCGGTGACGCAAAAGGATGTGCAGTCGTTGGCGGGGATGCCGTATGATGCTATTTTCGAAAAGCTTTTCCCCAACGTGCCGGATAAGTATAAAACGGAGCTGCAGGAGACCTGTGCCGCCCAGGAGCTGCAGCACCTCAGCAGCGCCGGCGGCAGGTTGTACGACGGCCTGGAAGAAACCCTGGCTTACCTACAGGGCAAGTATAAACTGGCCATCGTGAGCAATTGCCAGAGCGGCTACATCGAGGCTTTCCTGCAGCACAGCAAACTGCACGCCTACTTTACCGACCATGCCTGCTACGGCACTTCTAAACTGGCCAAGGCCGACAACATCCGCGAGGTAATCCGAAGAAACAACTTTACCAACGCTGTATACATTGGCGATACAAAAGGCGATTACGAAGCCAGCGTAGGCGCGAACGTGCCCTTTATTTTTGCCGCTTACGGGTTTGGCGAAGTAACGCAGCAGGTGCCCCGGATCGCAAGATTCAGCGAGCTGCAGCAGTTGTTCTAA
- a CDS encoding S10 family peptidase: MRKLITLAILLALLVLPGMAQKRAITLDSMVTTKHDVTINGKRVPYTATAGTQPVWDEDGKPIAGLFYTYYERSDVKDRAARPLIISFNGGPGSASVWMHIAYTGPRLLNINDEGYPVQPYGIRENPYALLDMADIVFVNPVNTGYSRMAAGVDKDKMKAKFFGVNADITYLAEWINTFVTRKGRWASPKYLIGESYGTTRVSGLALELQESQWMYLNGVILVSPTELGIERSGPVDAALRLPYFAATAWYHKQLPPDLQQKDLTAMLPEVEEFTINELIPAISRGGFLDEAQRKAIAAKMARYSGLSEQAILQHNLVVPTNFFWKDLLRDQGFTVGRLDSRYKGIDREDAGERPDFNAELTAWLHAFTPAINLYLRDELKYKTDVKYNMFGSVHPWNNENNHAGENLRQAMAENPYLHVMIQSGYYDGACDYFNAKYSMWQLDPSGKLKDRLSWKGYRSGHMMYLRREDLKTGTDDIRDFIRASLPKKDQPAMY; the protein is encoded by the coding sequence ATGAGGAAGCTAATTACACTGGCTATACTACTGGCGCTGCTCGTTCTGCCCGGAATGGCCCAGAAACGTGCGATCACCCTGGACTCTATGGTGACGACCAAACACGACGTAACCATCAACGGCAAACGCGTGCCTTATACCGCTACAGCCGGCACGCAGCCGGTGTGGGACGAAGACGGCAAGCCCATTGCGGGGCTGTTTTATACTTATTATGAGCGCTCGGATGTAAAAGACCGTGCCGCCCGCCCGCTCATCATCTCTTTTAACGGCGGCCCCGGCTCTGCTTCGGTGTGGATGCACATTGCCTATACAGGTCCGCGCCTACTCAATATCAACGACGAAGGGTACCCCGTGCAACCTTACGGCATCAGGGAAAACCCTTATGCGCTGCTCGACATGGCCGACATCGTATTTGTGAACCCGGTAAACACAGGCTACTCGCGCATGGCGGCCGGCGTGGACAAAGATAAAATGAAGGCGAAGTTCTTTGGCGTGAATGCTGATATCACTTATCTGGCCGAGTGGATCAACACCTTCGTCACGCGCAAAGGGCGCTGGGCTTCCCCCAAATACCTAATCGGCGAGAGTTACGGCACCACGCGTGTGTCTGGGCTGGCGCTGGAGCTGCAGGAGTCGCAGTGGATGTATTTGAACGGCGTGATCCTGGTATCACCTACGGAACTGGGCATCGAGAGGAGCGGCCCTGTTGATGCTGCCCTACGCCTGCCATACTTTGCTGCCACGGCCTGGTACCACAAGCAACTGCCCCCGGATCTGCAGCAGAAAGACCTCACAGCCATGCTGCCCGAAGTAGAGGAATTTACCATCAATGAGCTGATCCCGGCCATCAGCCGGGGCGGTTTTCTGGACGAAGCGCAGAGAAAAGCCATAGCCGCCAAAATGGCCCGCTACTCCGGCCTGTCGGAGCAGGCTATCCTGCAGCACAACCTGGTGGTGCCCACTAACTTTTTCTGGAAAGATCTGCTGCGCGACCAGGGCTTTACGGTGGGTCGCCTCGACTCGCGCTACAAAGGCATTGACCGCGAAGATGCCGGCGAACGGCCCGACTTCAATGCCGAGCTCACCGCCTGGCTGCACGCTTTTACGCCGGCCATTAACCTGTATCTACGCGACGAGCTCAAGTATAAAACCGATGTGAAGTATAACATGTTCGGCTCCGTGCATCCCTGGAACAACGAGAATAACCATGCCGGCGAAAACCTGCGCCAAGCCATGGCCGAAAACCCTTACCTGCACGTCATGATCCAGTCTGGCTACTACGATGGCGCCTGCGATTACTTTAATGCCAAGTATAGCATGTGGCAACTCGACCCGAGCGGCAAGCTGAAAGACCGCCTGAGCTGGAAAGGCTACCGCAGCGGCCACATGATGTACCTGCGTCGCGAAGACCTGAAAACCGGTACCGACGATATCCGCGACTTTATCCGTGCCTCCCTGCCCAAGAAGGACCAGCCGGCGATGTATTAA
- a CDS encoding cupin, producing the protein MKQLTVTPHLLPPYGNIPNNQQLPMLIYQHVFESKENLVQQFKESFAANNWRGSWVNGVFDYHHYHSRSHEVLGVAAGSAILILGGPGAPEVTLKANDLLVLPAGTGHCLKSSSADFKVVGAYPAGQENYDICTEKNDPAETKKHIARVPLPTADPIAGKDGPLLKQWQRP; encoded by the coding sequence ATGAAACAGCTCACCGTAACCCCGCACCTGCTACCGCCGTACGGCAACATCCCCAACAACCAGCAGCTGCCGATGCTGATTTACCAGCATGTATTTGAGAGCAAGGAGAACCTGGTGCAACAGTTTAAAGAATCTTTTGCCGCCAACAACTGGCGCGGCAGCTGGGTAAACGGGGTGTTTGATTATCACCATTACCACAGCCGCTCGCACGAGGTGCTGGGCGTGGCAGCAGGCTCGGCTATCCTTATACTTGGCGGACCAGGTGCCCCAGAGGTAACCTTAAAAGCAAACGATCTGCTGGTGCTGCCGGCAGGCACTGGGCATTGCCTCAAGTCGTCGTCTGCGGATTTTAAAGTTGTGGGCGCTTACCCCGCCGGGCAGGAAAACTATGACATCTGCACCGAAAAGAACGATCCGGCAGAAACGAAAAAGCACATCGCCCGGGTGCCCCTGCCCACTGCCGACCCGATTGCCGGAAAGGATGGGCCCCTTCTAAAACAGTGGCAGCGCCCGTAG
- a CDS encoding DUF885 domain-containing protein — protein MKKALFVILAAALWSCSASKETKQPPLAMDELAERYVKTLLQLGQYDADVVDAYYGPAEWKPSGPPSDTLPAAAMLAELRLIQRNLQTQPATALSDMEQRRLVMFQKQVRAAMTKIEMMQGKKLDFDTEAELLYDATPPHYPLAHFDSLLTAIDRQLPGKGSISERWAAYQAHFEIPKEKLDAVFQAAITEARNRTKAHYKLPANENFRVEYVTDKAWSGYNYFKGNGYSLIQINTDFPIYIERAIDLACHEGYPGHHVFNTLLEQHMVNEQGWKEYAIYPLFSPQSLIAEGSANYGIEVAFPAQERLVFEKRVLFPLAGLDPAEAARYYSILGLIGKLNFAGNEAARQYLNGTMSREEAAAFFVKYNFYPIDKALQRTRFVDKYRSYVINYNLGQELVRRYVEAHGGTDENPEKRWQVFGELLSQPNTATMLQ, from the coding sequence ATGAAAAAAGCCCTTTTCGTTATACTTGCTGCCGCGCTCTGGTCCTGCTCGGCCAGTAAAGAAACAAAGCAGCCGCCCCTGGCTATGGACGAGTTGGCTGAGCGCTATGTAAAAACCCTGCTGCAACTGGGGCAGTACGACGCCGATGTGGTGGACGCCTACTACGGACCGGCGGAGTGGAAGCCAAGCGGCCCCCCTTCAGATACGCTACCAGCAGCGGCGATGCTGGCCGAGCTGCGCCTGATCCAGCGCAACCTACAGACGCAACCTGCAACTGCCTTATCCGATATGGAGCAAAGACGGCTTGTGATGTTCCAAAAGCAGGTGCGCGCCGCTATGACCAAAATAGAGATGATGCAGGGCAAGAAGCTGGACTTCGACACCGAAGCGGAGCTGCTATACGATGCTACACCTCCGCATTACCCGTTGGCACATTTCGACTCGCTGCTTACGGCCATAGACAGGCAGCTGCCAGGCAAAGGGAGCATTTCGGAGCGTTGGGCAGCGTACCAGGCGCACTTCGAGATCCCAAAAGAGAAGCTGGATGCTGTTTTTCAGGCAGCCATAACCGAGGCGCGCAACCGAACGAAAGCCCATTACAAGCTGCCCGCCAACGAGAACTTCCGGGTAGAGTATGTGACAGACAAGGCATGGTCGGGCTACAATTATTTTAAGGGTAACGGCTACAGCCTGATCCAGATCAACACTGATTTCCCGATCTACATTGAGCGCGCCATTGACCTGGCCTGCCACGAAGGTTATCCCGGCCACCATGTGTTTAACACCTTGCTGGAGCAGCACATGGTAAACGAGCAAGGCTGGAAGGAATACGCTATTTATCCTTTGTTCAGCCCGCAATCCCTCATAGCCGAGGGTAGCGCCAACTATGGCATCGAAGTGGCTTTTCCGGCGCAGGAACGGCTGGTATTTGAAAAACGCGTACTGTTTCCGCTGGCCGGCCTCGATCCTGCAGAAGCGGCGCGTTATTATAGCATACTTGGCCTGATCGGGAAACTAAATTTTGCCGGTAACGAAGCCGCCCGCCAGTATCTGAACGGCACCATGAGCCGTGAGGAAGCAGCTGCTTTTTTTGTGAAGTATAATTTCTATCCCATCGATAAAGCCCTGCAGCGCACCCGCTTTGTAGACAAGTACCGGAGCTACGTGATTAACTATAACCTGGGGCAGGAGCTGGTCCGCAGGTATGTAGAGGCGCATGGCGGCACCGACGAGAACCCGGAAAAACGCTGGCAGGTATTCGGAGAATTACTCTCGCAGCCCAACACTGCCACCATGCTGCAGTGA
- a CDS encoding nitroreductase family protein, translating to MSLLNHLNWRYATKRMTGEQVPQDKVDYILEATRLSASSMGLQPYTILVVEDAELRKQIQKVAYNQPQIVEASHLLIFAAWNDVTEAQVDEYMLNIATVRNIPVESLADFKNSLMGSVVSRTQEQKYEWSARQAYIALGTALAAAAEQGVDATPMEGFDPTALDELLQLKEKGLRSVALLPLGYRHAEADFLATAKKVRRSKEQLFVKVA from the coding sequence ATGAGTCTTTTAAATCATTTGAACTGGCGCTACGCGACCAAGCGTATGACGGGTGAGCAGGTGCCGCAGGACAAGGTAGACTACATTCTGGAAGCCACGCGTTTATCCGCTTCCTCTATGGGCCTGCAGCCTTATACTATTTTGGTAGTAGAAGATGCTGAGCTGCGCAAGCAGATCCAGAAAGTAGCCTACAACCAGCCCCAGATTGTGGAAGCATCGCACCTGCTGATCTTTGCAGCCTGGAACGACGTGACCGAGGCGCAGGTAGACGAGTATATGCTCAATATTGCCACTGTACGCAACATTCCTGTTGAATCGCTCGCCGATTTCAAGAACAGCCTGATGGGTTCTGTTGTGAGCCGCACGCAGGAACAAAAGTATGAGTGGTCTGCCCGCCAGGCCTACATTGCCTTGGGTACCGCCCTGGCTGCTGCCGCAGAGCAAGGCGTGGATGCCACGCCCATGGAAGGATTTGATCCGACTGCCTTAGACGAGCTCCTGCAGCTGAAAGAAAAAGGCTTGCGCAGCGTTGCCTTGCTTCCGCTGGGTTACCGCCACGCAGAAGCCGACTTCCTGGCCACTGCTAAAAAAGTACGTCGCAGCAAAGAGCAGCTTTTTGTGAAAGTTGCTTAA
- a CDS encoding M14 family metallopeptidase translates to MLTTLLLTALLSTTGPSKPDLKTPFEKGNGNQTATYDEAIAWYQKLDEAYEEVKMVPYGMTDVGRPLHLVIVSTDREFDPAAVHQKNKRVLLIQNGIHPGEPEGIDATMMLARDYLQNKKLRKQLDNVVLIIIPVYNIGGALNRNSHTRTNQNGPESYGFRGNARNLDLNRDYIKTDSRNARTFHQIFRDWNPDVFMDNHTSNGADYQHVMTLIPTQHNKMNQTLAGYVTGEMIPSLYAGMKQDKYPMVPYMNTVDETPDKGIIGFMESPRYDTGYTTLYNTIGFVPETHMLKPYKQRVDATYKLMENMIGTIHRDADEIGQARAKAQQETLTQKQFPLDWKLDTTKVKQIPFLGYAAKYKPSQVSGANRLYYDRKAPYSKMINYYDEFVPTVTVQKPVAYIVPQAWHEVIERLQLDKVQLRQLTKDTTLTLDSYYITDYKTSPRPYEGHYIHSEVQLRTERMPRQFFKGDYVVYLNQPTNRFVVEVLEPQAVDSYFNWNFFDSILMQKEYFSSYVFEDLAADILQKDPALRRQLEEKKKTDMDFAKNPRTQLEFVYRHSPHYEPTHMLYPVGRLMQDVKLPL, encoded by the coding sequence ATGCTGACCACACTGCTCCTCACAGCCCTCCTCTCCACTACAGGGCCATCCAAACCTGACCTGAAAACACCGTTTGAGAAAGGCAACGGCAACCAAACCGCTACCTACGACGAAGCCATTGCCTGGTACCAGAAACTGGATGAAGCCTACGAGGAAGTGAAGATGGTGCCCTATGGCATGACGGATGTGGGGCGGCCGCTGCACCTGGTGATCGTATCCACGGACAGGGAGTTTGACCCGGCTGCTGTGCATCAGAAAAACAAGCGCGTGCTGCTCATCCAGAATGGTATCCACCCCGGCGAGCCGGAAGGCATCGATGCGACCATGATGCTGGCCCGTGACTACCTGCAAAATAAAAAGCTGCGCAAACAGCTCGACAACGTGGTGCTGATCATCATCCCGGTGTATAACATCGGTGGCGCCCTGAACCGCAACAGCCACACGCGCACCAACCAGAACGGCCCCGAAAGCTACGGTTTCCGGGGCAACGCCCGCAACCTGGATCTCAACCGCGATTACATCAAAACAGATTCCCGAAATGCGCGCACCTTTCACCAGATCTTCCGCGATTGGAATCCCGATGTGTTCATGGACAATCATACCTCGAACGGGGCCGATTACCAGCACGTGATGACGCTCATCCCCACACAGCACAACAAAATGAACCAGACGCTGGCAGGTTATGTCACCGGTGAAATGATTCCGAGCCTGTATGCCGGGATGAAGCAGGACAAGTACCCGATGGTGCCCTACATGAACACCGTAGACGAGACGCCCGACAAAGGCATTATCGGCTTTATGGAATCGCCCCGCTACGACACGGGCTATACGACCCTGTATAACACCATTGGTTTTGTGCCCGAAACCCATATGCTCAAGCCTTACAAGCAGCGCGTGGATGCCACCTATAAGCTGATGGAAAACATGATCGGAACCATCCACCGCGATGCCGACGAGATCGGCCAGGCACGCGCTAAGGCGCAGCAGGAAACGCTCACGCAAAAGCAGTTCCCGCTGGATTGGAAACTGGATACCACCAAGGTAAAGCAGATCCCGTTCCTGGGGTATGCTGCCAAGTATAAACCCAGCCAGGTGAGCGGCGCTAACCGCTTGTACTACGACCGCAAAGCGCCCTACAGCAAAATGATCAACTATTATGATGAATTCGTACCGACTGTAACGGTGCAAAAACCCGTGGCCTATATTGTGCCGCAGGCCTGGCACGAGGTGATCGAGCGGTTGCAACTGGACAAAGTGCAGCTCCGGCAGCTCACAAAAGATACAACCCTCACCCTGGACTCGTATTATATTACCGACTATAAAACCAGCCCCCGACCGTATGAAGGGCATTACATCCACTCGGAGGTGCAGCTGCGCACCGAGCGCATGCCACGCCAGTTCTTTAAAGGTGATTATGTGGTGTACCTCAACCAGCCCACCAACCGCTTTGTGGTAGAGGTGCTGGAGCCACAGGCTGTGGACTCATACTTTAACTGGAATTTCTTCGATTCCATCCTGATGCAGAAAGAGTATTTCTCGAGCTATGTGTTCGAAGACCTGGCGGCGGATATCCTGCAGAAAGACCCGGCGCTGCGCCGGCAGCTGGAGGAGAAAAAGAAAACGGATATGGATTTTGCCAAGAACCCACGCACCCAGCTGGAATTCGTATACCGCCATTCGCCCCATTACGAGCCTACGCACATGCTTTACCCGGTGGGGCGCCTGATGCAGGACGTGAAATTGCCGCTGTAG
- a CDS encoding DoxX family protein, with the protein MAILRSRYRYQKLGILILRLGVGLAFILHGWPKLAGGQEHWEQIGKVMQVVGIDFAPAFWGFMAGFSEAVGGLLLVLGLFFRPACVLLLLTMLVAITNHIAGGDDFNGYSHALEAAILFLSLLFIGPGKYSLDYLFFPKEKDRSRF; encoded by the coding sequence ATGGCTATACTACGTTCCCGCTACCGCTATCAGAAATTAGGTATTTTAATTCTCCGGCTCGGAGTGGGCCTTGCTTTTATCCTGCATGGCTGGCCTAAACTGGCCGGAGGCCAGGAGCATTGGGAACAGATTGGGAAGGTGATGCAAGTAGTAGGCATTGACTTTGCGCCGGCTTTCTGGGGTTTTATGGCCGGTTTTTCGGAGGCGGTGGGCGGCCTGTTACTGGTGCTGGGGCTGTTCTTCCGGCCGGCCTGCGTGCTGCTGCTACTGACCATGCTGGTAGCCATTACCAACCACATAGCCGGCGGCGATGACTTTAACGGGTATTCGCATGCCCTGGAAGCGGCCATCCTCTTTTTATCCCTGCTTTTTATCGGCCCGGGTAAGTATAGCCTCGACTACCTGTTCTTCCCCAAAGAAAAAGACCGCAGCAGGTTTTAA
- a CDS encoding mechanosensitive ion channel protein MscS, whose translation MRKLRILKHILYAVLLGVSMAACLSQSDQPETRPDTVATAGPSPVAAAEVAVQPDPASFVIEKGHVGNVRLGTLTEDLRQHIPVGYTIADTTLQQEGMQATAYLLYPQNETKGLLVEQVCEPACHVWRIAVHNPRYKTAKGIGIGSTFSEVQRAYPISYVSQGEGNFVAVVEEMGLSFVLDQSQLPKDKLTRIKPADVPGNTVVKSILVY comes from the coding sequence ATGAGAAAACTACGCATCCTGAAACATATCCTTTACGCCGTACTCTTGGGCGTTAGTATGGCTGCCTGCCTCTCGCAGAGCGACCAGCCGGAAACCCGGCCCGATACCGTTGCTACTGCCGGTCCCTCGCCGGTAGCAGCTGCAGAAGTAGCCGTGCAGCCCGATCCAGCTAGCTTCGTCATTGAAAAAGGCCATGTGGGCAATGTGCGCCTGGGCACGCTTACCGAGGACCTGCGCCAGCACATACCCGTTGGCTACACCATCGCCGACACCACCCTGCAGCAGGAAGGCATGCAGGCTACCGCGTACCTGTTGTACCCGCAAAACGAAACGAAAGGGCTTTTAGTAGAGCAGGTCTGCGAGCCTGCCTGCCATGTATGGCGCATAGCAGTGCACAACCCCCGGTATAAAACGGCCAAAGGCATTGGTATCGGATCCACTTTCAGCGAGGTGCAGCGCGCTTACCCGATCAGTTATGTGAGCCAGGGCGAAGGCAATTTTGTGGCGGTGGTAGAAGAAATGGGGCTCTCGTTTGTGCTTGACCAAAGCCAGTTGCCAAAAGACAAGCTTACCCGTATAAAACCAGCGGATGTGCCCGGCAATACGGTGGTTAAAAGCATTTTAGTATATTAG
- the surE gene encoding 5'/3'-nucleotidase SurE: MAKPLILVSNDDGITAPGIRMLVEVAMRVGEVVVVAPDSPQSGMGHAITIGNTLRLDRSIALDDLDVEAYECSGTPADCVKLAKYHVLKDRRPDLVVSGINHGSNSSISVLYSGTMSAAIEAAIEGLPSIGFSLCDYGHEANFSHIPDFVEQIIRQAIENQIPEGTALNVNFPKKNDKPIKGIKICRQAQAKWQEEFDERLDPHNRKYYWMTGSFVNFDKGEDTDEWALVNNYVSIVPCQFDMTAHHVIALLNNDWTF, from the coding sequence ATGGCAAAACCATTAATCTTAGTATCTAACGACGACGGCATTACCGCTCCCGGTATACGCATGTTGGTAGAGGTGGCCATGAGAGTAGGAGAAGTGGTGGTGGTAGCCCCTGACAGCCCGCAGTCGGGTATGGGCCATGCCATCACGATTGGCAACACGTTACGGCTCGACAGATCCATTGCGCTCGACGACCTGGACGTAGAAGCGTACGAATGCTCGGGCACCCCGGCAGATTGTGTGAAATTAGCTAAGTACCATGTGCTGAAAGACCGCCGCCCGGACCTGGTGGTGAGCGGCATCAATCATGGCTCCAACTCCAGCATAAGCGTGCTGTATTCCGGCACGATGTCGGCGGCGATCGAGGCAGCAATCGAAGGGCTTCCGTCCATTGGTTTTTCGCTTTGCGATTATGGCCATGAAGCCAATTTCTCGCACATCCCCGACTTTGTAGAGCAGATCATCCGGCAGGCAATTGAAAACCAGATACCGGAAGGCACTGCTCTCAACGTCAATTTCCCGAAGAAGAACGATAAGCCGATAAAAGGGATAAAGATCTGCCGGCAGGCACAGGCCAAGTGGCAGGAAGAATTTGATGAGCGCCTGGACCCGCACAACCGCAAGTATTACTGGATGACGGGCAGCTTTGTGAACTTCGACAAAGGAGAGGATACCGACGAGTGGGCGCTGGTCAATAATTACGTTTCCATCGTTCCCTGCCAGTTCGATATGACAGCGCATCATGTCATTGCCCTGCTCAACAACGACTGGACGTTCTAG
- a CDS encoding energy transducer TonB, with protein sequence MKKPLLRKTAFVALVCACLFAFGSCTSDEDAVATAPTRQATIAKKSDTAKAYTYVEQMPEFKGGEAALFTFLAGHIMYPAVAKEAALEGLTVVSFVVETDGSVTGIKTVKSLSPETDQEAARVVKLTSGSWMPGKQNGVLVPVQYTLPIRFALK encoded by the coding sequence ATGAAAAAGCCCCTCTTACGCAAAACCGCCTTTGTTGCCCTCGTATGCGCCTGTTTGTTTGCCTTCGGCTCCTGCACTTCGGACGAAGATGCGGTAGCAACAGCGCCCACCCGGCAAGCCACCATTGCAAAGAAATCAGACACAGCTAAGGCGTATACTTATGTAGAGCAGATGCCCGAATTTAAGGGTGGTGAGGCAGCACTGTTTACCTTTTTAGCGGGTCATATCATGTATCCGGCCGTAGCCAAAGAGGCAGCCCTGGAAGGACTAACCGTTGTTTCGTTTGTGGTGGAGACGGACGGCTCCGTGACCGGTATAAAAACTGTTAAAAGCCTGAGCCCTGAAACGGACCAGGAGGCAGCACGCGTTGTGAAGCTGACAAGCGGCAGCTGGATGCCCGGCAAACAAAACGGGGTACTGGTACCGGTGCAATATACTTTGCCCATCAGGTTTGCATTAAAGTAA